The nucleotide sequence CTTTCTATATCTATTATAGATAATTGTAAACCGGATAATTTTACTGTTCTCTTTTTCCAAACTGATTTATTTTTGTTTATATAAAGACAAATGAGATTATAAAATGTTGCTTTTGATTATTTATTGGAAAATAAATAATTTATAAAAAGAATACCTGCGCAATTTATTATTCCGGGATTTATACTAATAAGATCACATCTCTAAAACAATGTTTGCTTCGCCGAGATGGGATCTTTTTCATTTGTGTGAAAATACAAAGATGTGATCTCCTAAAGAGATCCTATCTTTTGGCTAAATTCATGAAATTTCCGTCAAAAGGTTCAGGCATTTCTTCAACCGTAAAAAAATTTTCTCAATTGGTATTGATTGCTGTAGTGCTTTTATTATTCTGTATTTTTTTTCAGCATTACTAAACAACCATTAATTAGTTGAAACAACTTTAATAGTTGATTGAATTCAATTATAGAAAATTTATATCTTTTTGATAAGCGATTTCCAATAGATCATTATATTCGTCAAAATCGATTTCTGTTGTTCCGAACATTTTTAAGTGTGGCGTGGGAAATTGTACATCGAGAAAAATAAATTCTTTATTATGAAGATGAACAAGTAATTTTGCGAGGGCAGATTTACTTGCCTGCGAAACTTTTGAGAACATTGATTCGCCAAAAAATACTCCGCCGATCGCGATTCCATATAATCCGCCGACCAATAAATTACCTTGATAAACTTCAACGGAATGCAAATAACCGAGTTTTGCAAGATCTTTATAAGCCATAATTAATTCTTCGGAAATCCAAGTAGTATCTCTATCGGCACAATTTCTAATAACTTCAATAGTTTTTTCGTCCACTCGATACTCAAAATCGGCAGACGACATAAATTTTTTAAGTGATTTTGGAATATTGAAATTTTCCATCAAAATAACGCATCTTTCTTTCGGCTGATACCAGCTAATCTCACCTTTTCATCAGCCATTGGAAACGCGCCTTGCGAATATAAATTTATCATATTGACAGGTTTAAGTACATCTTTTGAATTCAATTTTAATATTTCTTTTTATATTAACAGCGTAAATATTTGAAAAAGATAATAACAAATTATTCAGTCTTTATCATACTTTATTTGAAATTAATATTTAAAGTAACATTTAAAATTGATCAATAATATTTTTAATTATTAGTTTATCAAATTTCTTAAATAATAAAACGATTTGGATCAGCAGAAAAAATCTATTTTATATACAATCAGCGCTGTGCTGTTTTGGTCAACAGCCGCGACTGCTTTTAAAATTACGCTTTCCGGAATGAATTATATTCAGCTTTTGTTTTACTCCTCCTTAGCAAGCACAATTATACTTTTTATTATTCTATGTTATGACAAAAATTCTAAAATTATAGAAGTGTTTAACCCAAAATATTTTTTAACCAATTTAATTCGCGGTTTCGTAAATCCATTTTTCTTTTATATGGTTATATTTAAAGCATATTCAATTTTATCAGCTCAAGAAGCAATGACGTTAAATTATATTTGGCCGATTACCATTTCTTTTTTTTCCGTAATATTTTTAAAAACAAAACTAACATTTAAAATATTTCTTGGACTAGTAATTGCTTTTTTGGGGGTTTTCATAATTGCCACAAGAGGTGATTTTCTATCGTTAGAATTCCATAATATTTATGGAGTTTTTTTAGCCGTCGGAAGCTCAATTATTTGGTCAACATATTGGATATTAAATTTGAAGGATGAGAGAAATGAATTAACAAAATTATTCGGCGCGTTTTTCTACGGAACAATTTTAATTTTTATTTACATTTTATTTTTTGACGAAATTATTCTGCAAAATTACAAGTATTTATTCGGCGCAATTTATATCGGCCTGTTCGAGATGGGAATTACTTTTTATTTGTGGCTAAAAGGATTGAAACTCAGCGCCAACAAAGCTAAAACCGCCACGTTCGTTTACCTTTCACCATTTTTATCAATTATATTTATCGCAATAATTTTGAAGGAAAAACTTTTCGCCTATTCAATTATTGGATTGATTTTTATACTTTCAGGAATTTTTATACAGTATTTGTATTTTGAAAATGGAAAGGTCAAAATCAAACTAAAGTAAAAGTTTGTCCAATTGAATTTAATCCCAATTCAATTTTATAATTTTCCGAAGATTTAATAAGCCAGTCAATTGGTTCCTCAAAGGATTCGGCGCCAAGTTTAAAAGTTTTTGTATGAATTGGAATAAAATATTTGGCTCCAATATTTTCCGCCATAATTAAAGCTTCTTCCGGATTACAATGTGCGTAAGTCCAAGGATTATATGCGCCGATCGGCATAATTGCGATATCAGGATTTTTATTTTTTAATAATTCCAACTTTGTTGTTTTTCTTGTGTCTCCGCCGAATAAAATAGATTTGCCGTTCTTCTCAATTAAATATGCGTTATAACTTCTTCCGTCTTTAAGATATCCGCGCGATCTGTCTTTTTCCCATGGATATCTCCAGCCAAAATGTTCAACTTCCAATGCGGTAATTTTTAAGTCATTAATTTCGGTTTGTTCATTCCAATCAATTATTTTGACAGATTTCCATTTGAGGTCTTCAACAACATCAATTGTTAAATAAGCGACAACCACATCAATTTGATCGGGAAATTTTTCCGTTAACTTTTTTAACGATTTATAATCAGTATGATCAAAATGTGCGTGAGAAAGAAGAACCAAATCGGGTTTTGGAATTTCATCAAAACTTAATGCGGGCGGTGTTAATCGCGAAGGACCGAAACTTAAGCCGAGAAAATTCATTCCAATTCTATCAAATAAAATTGGGTCGGTTAATATAATTGTTCCGTAAAAATTTATTAAAATTGTTGAATGACCGATCCATGCTAAATTTATTTGATCATTTTGCCAATTTTTCGGTTCGGGTTTGAAATCCAAAATATTTTCATTTTCTTCGGCAACTAAGAGTTTTGGAAAAAAGATTGTACCTATTGCCGCAAAAAAACTTTTTCCTATAAAATTTCTTCTGTTCAACATTAAGAAAGCTTTCTAATTTGGCAGGATAATTTTGTTGGTCAATTCGTTTATGTCGTCGGGTTTAATTGGAAAATGTTCGTTTAATATTTTTCCAACCTTTTCAATTCCGGAAATTATTCCTTCGGCAAAATATCCGTTCTTAAAATTTTGCTCAATTTCCATACTTACATCTTTCCACACATTCTGCTCTACTTTTTCATTAATGCCTTTATCGGCAAGAATGTAAAATTTTCTTCCCCCAATAAAAAGAACAGCAATATTCCCGTTTTATCTTTTGTTTGATGCATATTAAGTTTATAAAATTCTTTTTCACATAAAGCTCTTAGAGTAGAATTTCGTTCACTTAATTTTCTTTCCTCTTTTATACTCACACGTATTTCACCCGAAGTTATTAATTCAACTTCGGAAATTTTTCCTGAAATTCTTAAAAAATCATCATCATCAAAAAAGTGATATATTATTTCGTTCATATATTTTCAAAGGTTTATTCAAATATATAATCATTTGGAAAATTAAAAAAGGTAAAGAATGCTGATGCGGTTTAAAATCTGCATTATAGTTTTTGTATGTAAAAGATAAAATTTAAAATTTTTATCAATCTAAGTTTACTATAATGTTGATTTAATTTTTATCTCATTTAGTATCAAATTGTTAAATGAACTCAGTAATGGTATATTTACACAGCAAATAAAATATTTTAGGAAAAAAAATGGACTTAAAGTTAGAAAAATTAAAAAATTTCAAACCAAGAAAAGGTACCGTTTTATTAGTTGTAATGGACGGAGTCGGTTTTGGAAAACAAGATGAAAGTGACGCGGTTTATTTGGCAAAAACTCCAAACTTAGATAAATTATTAACTCTTCCAAATCAAGTAAGATTAAAAGCGCACGGAACGGCTGTTGGATTACCAAGCGACGATGATATGGGAAATAGCGAAGTTGGACATAACGCGCTCGGCGCGGGTCGCATTTTTGCTCAAGGCGCAAAACTTGTAAATAATTCAATTACATCGGGTGAATTCTTTAAATCAGAAAATTGGAATAAAATTTTAGAAATAGGTAAATCCGGAAAAACAGTTCACTTTTTAGGATTACTATCTGATGGAAATGTTCATTCAAATATTAAACAGCTTTTTATTTTGATAAATAAATGCGCGGAAGCCGGCGTTTCTAAAGTAAGAATTCATGCTTTGCTAGACGGCAGAGATGTTCCAGGCAGATCTGCTTTAAATTATGTGAATCCAACCGAAGAATTATTAAATAAAATTTCCAATGAAAAAGGTTACGACTATAACTTCGGATCAGGCGGCGGCAGAATGATTACCACAATGGATAGATATAACGCTGATTGGGATATTGTTAAACGCGGTTGGAATGCTCATGTTTTAGGTATAGGAAGAAAATTTAAAAGCGCAAGTGAAGCCGTTAACACTTATTATGCCGAAGATCCAAATAAAATAGATCAATATTGGGATCCGTTTGTTATTGTTGATAACAATGAAAAACCCATTGGAACAATTGAAGACGGCGACGCGGTTGTAATGTTCAATTTCCGCGGTGATAGAGCCATAGAAATTTCACGAGCATTTGAAGAAGAAAATTTTAATATATTCAATAGAGTCCGCGTGCCTAAAGTCTTTTACGTTGGAATGATGGAATATGACGGTGATCTGCACATTCCAAGAAATTATTTGGTTAATCCTCCCAAAATTGATAGAAGCATTAGCGAATATATGTGCGGGGAAGGTTTAAATACATTTGCGATTTCAGAAACTCAAAAGTTTGGACACGTGACATATTTTTGGAATGGAAACAAATCCGGTTACGTTTGCGAAGAAAAGGAAACTTATATTGAAATTCCTTCAGATAAAATTGAATTCGACAAAGCGCCAAGAATGAAAGCCGACGAAATTACAGATAAAACAATTGAACTTTTAAGATCGGGAAAATATCAATTCGGCAGAATAAATTATCCGAATGGAGATATGGTTGGACATACCGGCGTAATAGACGCAGTTATAAAAGCTGTTGAAGCGGTGGATGAAGGATTAGGTAAACTTCTTCCGGTTATTGATGAAATCGGCGGAATTGCGTTGATAACAGCTGATCATGGAAACGCAGATGAAATGTTTACCGAAAGCAAAGGAGTTAGAACTCCAAAAACCGCTCATACTTTGAATCCTGTACCATTTATAATTTATGATCCAAACTTTAAGGGCGAATATAAAATGGCAACTTTAACAACACCGGGATTGACAAATATTGCAGGAACAATCTTAAATCTTCTTGGTTATGAAAATGTACAGGATTATGACAAGTCATTAGTAGAAATGTCATAAATATTAATTATTGTAGAGATTTGGTTTTCCAAATCTCTACAAGTTAAAACTAAAAATTAACTTCCTTTTTCAACAACAACAGAAGCATCTTCAATTATCATATCATAAAAATAACCGGCGCCGAAATCTTTATCTAATGCTAAAAATCCTTCAACAGTTATTGTGTTTCCAACATTCGCTTCTTGGTTAGATGTAACGGTTATATCTACTGTTTCGCCAAGCTTTGTTCCATCTTGAATATGTATCCAATTTCTACCCATTATTCCGCCGTTGTATTTTGTTACAACACCTCTAATTTTAACTTTTTTACCGGAAAGGGCTTTTTTCTCTTTAGCAATTTGTTCAACTGTTTTTCCGTCTGATAGATGACTAACAGAAACATTAGTAACTTCTACTTTTGGTTTGGTATGATCTCCTGAAACTGCCATTTCTGCCGGAGGCATAGTTTCTTTTTCCGAAGTTAATGTTTTGGAAATATCATTTACAAATAAAATACTGGCAAAAGTTCTATTAAGAGATTTGCTTTCAAAATTTTTCATTTCCATTGCGTCTGTAAAATAATATGTATCACCGTTTTCAACTGGCATTTGTCTAACTGCAATCCATAATTCCTTACCGTTTTCTTCACCTTTTAAGAATGTATAGCCACCGCCATTCAAATGTTCGGCAACGGTAATTTTTTGCGTGCCTGCAGGAAGATTTTCATTGCTTTCCTTTTTTTCGCCGCATGAATATATGAAAATTAATAAAATCGATAATTTGAATAATAACTTCATTTTTTCCCTTTCAATAATTATAATATTTTAGAGGTAAATTTATAAAATTATTCCATCACTCGGTTATTTAAATAAATATCATTTTAGAGAAATATTTTTGCCACAATTTGATTGAATATTAAAAAAAAATTGCTTTATATTTGTTAAAAGAGATAAATAATCTTGTTAATAACTTACTTTAATTAGGGAGAAAAAATGCAACAAATAAAAATTCTTTTTACCGCCGTACTATTCATATTTTTAGCTTCATCTGTTTTCGCGCAATCGGAGAATACAGCTTCTAAAAGTAAAGCAGCATGCTCAACTTCAGCAACAAGTTCGTGCAACACAAAAGAAACTAGTCCTACAGGAGTTTCAACAATTTCTAACAATACACAGCAATACAGCAAAGCAGTAGATATTCCGGCACCCGCAAAAAGCGAAGCAGGCTGTTGTGGTTCTGAAAATAAAGCTGAATGCTCAAAAATGTCTGAAGCAAAAAAAGAAAGCTGCAATTCATCTGTAACTAAAACTGCTTCAGTGGAAACCCATAAAGATCATAGTAAAGATTGCAAATGCGCGGATTGTGCAAAATCATAAATTATTTTTAATAAATTATTCCGGAAGATTTTACAATTTTCCGGAATTTAATTTTTCATTTTTATTTCTCAATTATAAATTTTTCTAAAATAAGTTTTATATTTAGATCATTTCCATAACACAACAACGATAGATTCTTTTGCTTTTTATCTTTTTTCTTTCACGTTTTCAATTCTAAACGTCTTACGTTTCACATCTTTCGTTTACTATTCCCCTTGCTCATTCAGTTCTATGAAAAACAATTGCGCTTGCCTGTTGAGTCGGCATCATAATAATTTCAGCAATGTTTGCGTGCGGCGGTCTTGTTGCACAAAATAAAACAGCTTCGGCAACGTCTTCCGCCACTAATGGAATAATTCCTTTATACATATTTTTTGCTTTTTCTTTGTCGCCAAAAAAACGGACATTACTAAAGTTAGTTTCAACAGCTCCGGGATCAACTGTACTGACTCTAATATTTTTATCAACAACATCCATTCTAAGAGCTTTAGTGATTCCATTTACCGCATGTTTTGTTGCGCAATAAACATGACCTTTGGGATATGCTTCATGTCCGGCTGTTGAACCGATATTAATTACGTGACCTTTTTCTCTTTCTACCATTCCCGGAACAACCGCACGTGTTACATAAAGTAATCCTTTTACGTTTGTATCTATCATGTTATCCCAATTTTCAACATCATCTTCATAAATTTTAGCCATACCTTGTGCTAATCCCGCGTTGTTTATTAGTATGTCAATTTTCTTCCATTCTTCCGGTAAAGAATTTATCATCCATTCTACTTCCTTTTTATTTTTAACATCAAGTCTTTGCGCAAAAACCTCAACTTTGAATTTTTTTCTTATTTCTTCAGCAATGTTTTCAATAATGTTTGCTCTTCTGGCTGAAATAATTAATTTTGCTCCTTCCTTTGCAAAAGCTTCGGCGCAAGCTTTCCCAATTCCTGATGAAGCCCCTGTAATGTAAACGATTTTGTCTTTTAATTTTTTCATGAAAAACCCTAAAATAAATGAACAAATTTCTTATCATTATAATAATCAATTATTACAAAAATGATAAGAATATTTTTTTGCCGCTTCATATTCGTAACATTTTACTTCAAAATCAGATTTAATCCAATGGTATAAATATTGACCATAATAAATAAGTTTAATAATGGAGAAAGGAAATTGAAGAAAATTTTTTCAATTGTTATCATTTTAATTTCAACAACTATAGTTTTTAGTCAAACTTATAAAAACCCAAAAGCTAATATTGAAGACAGAATCAATGATTTATTAAACCGTATGACTTTGGATGAAAAAATAGGGCAAATGCAGCAAAATACTTTTTGGAATGTTACCGACGAAGTACTTGAAGACGTAAAAAAAGGAAATGCCGGCTCTTTTTTAAATACCGGCGGAATTGAAGAAAAAACCAAATTGCAAAAAGCCGCATTGGAATCCAGATTAGGAATACCGTTGATTTTCGGCAGAGATGTTATTCATGGATATAAAACTATGCTGCCTATTCCATTAGGACAAGCCGCTTCATGGAATCCGGAGCTTGTAGAAAAGGGAGCGAAAATGGCAGCTCGTGAAGCAGCCGAAGATTTCGTTCATTGGACTTTCGCACCAATGCTTGATATTTCGCGCGATCCACGCTGGGGAAGAATTGCAGAATCATGCGGCGAAGATCCTTATTTAACTAGTAAAATAGGTATCGCAATGGTAAATGGTTTTCAAGGGAAAGACATAAGTGATCCAAACTCAATTGCCGCTTGCGCTAAACATTATGTCGGTTACGGCGCCGCTGAAGGCGGAAAAGATTATAATACTACTTTAATTCCCGAAGGAGAACTTCGCAATATTTATCTTAAACCTTTTCAAGCAGTAGTAAATAATGGAATCGCGACTGTAATGAGCGCGTTTAATGATCTTAACGGTGTGCCAACTTCTGGTAATAGTTTTACGTTGAAAAAAGTTTTAAGAGACGAATGGAAATTCGACGGATTTGTTGTTAGTGATTGGGGTTCAATTGATGAATTAATTCCTCATGGTTACGCAAAAGACGGCTATGAAGCCGCGTTAAAAGCCGCAAGCGCGGGCGTAAATATGGAAATGGTTTCGAAAAATTATGTTACAAATTTAAAGGATATTGTTGAATCAGGTAAAATAAGCGAAATGTGGATTGATGAATTAGTAAAAGGAATTTTAAGAATTAAATTTAAAATGGGACTTTTTGAACAGCCTTTCCGTAAAATTACAAAAGATTTAACAACATTAAGCGAGCAGAATAAGGAAATTGCCAAACAAATAACTTTAGAAAGTATTGTACTTCTTCAAAATGAAAATAATTTTTTACCTTTAGATAAAAGTAAAATCAAAAAACTTGCTATTGTTGGTCCTTTAGCAGACGCGCCTTGGGATCAATTAGGATGCTGGACAGTTGACGGTAAACCCGAAAATACAATTACACCACTTACGGCTATAAAAAATGAATATGGAAATTCCATTGAAATAAATTATTGCAAAGGATTAGAAACAACGCGCAGTAATTCGAACGAACTTTTTAATAAATCCATAGAAACTGTAAATAAATCTGATGCCGCCATTTTATTCCTTGGAGAAGACCAATTACTTTCGGGCGAAACTCATTCAAGAGCTTTTATAACCTTACCCGGCATTCAAGAGCAATTAATAAAAGAATTGGCAAAAACCGGCAAACCTTTGGTTTTAGTAATTATGGCTGGAAGAAGTTTAACATTCGGTGATCTTACAGGCGACGTAAAATCCATACTTTATGCTTGGCATCCCGGAACAATGGGCGGACCGGCTTTGGCAGATATAATTTTCGGTAAAGTTTCACCTTCAGGAAAATTACCGGTTACAATGCCAAGAACAGTTGGACAAATTCCGCTTTATTACAATCATAAAAATACCGGAAGACCGCCGGCTCCAAACCAATTGGGAAGAGTATTGGGAACTCCTGAAAATCCCGAAGGATATGCAAGTTATTATTTGGATGTTGATTTCACACCGGCTTATTATTTTGGTTATGGGTTAAGCTATGCCGAATTTGATTATTCCGATTTAAAACTTTCATCAGATAAAATAGACATGAACGATAAATTGGAAATATCCGTTAATGTAAAAAATACCGGCGATGTTGAAGCAAAAGAAACAGTGCAGCTTTATATCCATGATCTTTTCGGCAGTATAACCAGACCGGTAAAAGAACTAAAAGGTTTTGAAAAAATATCTTTAAAACCGGGTGAAGTTAAAAATGTTAAATTCACAATTACCGCGGAAGATTTAAAATTCTATGATATCAATATGAACTATACCGCTGAAGCCGGAGATTTTGATTTATTTGTCGGTAGCTCAGCGAATAATAATGATCTGCTGAAAGCCAAATTCACATTGAATTAATCTATACCAATTCTGCCTTCTATACCTCCAAAGTAATATTACAATTTTTGATATTTTGGAGGTTTTTAATTTTAAAACTCTACTCATTCACTTTGCCGCCGCTTTGATACTATATTCAAAGACCGCAAGTCAATTCTTTTTTTTTGCTTTTTAATATATACGTTTAAAATTTCATTAGTTAAAATCTTTTAGTCAGCCACTCTCACTTAAAAACATAACTGTTTAGGTAGTGATCCAATACCTACTGCAAGTAATCAAGTAAGATTAATATTACAGTAACTAGTATTGAAGGATATGCGCGTTTGTCAAATATATCAGATGGTTGATTTATGTATAATACTAAAGAAAATATTTTTGGAATTGATTTTAATTTGGGACTCAGACCTCTCAGCTATAGTATGGATTTAAAAGCTGCTTCAGAAAAAATAGGTGAAAACAAATTAATTGAAATTTAAAATAGAAATAGAACTGGCGGTTTGGCCTCCGCTTCTTCTGAAACCGAAAAATGAACAGAGTATGTACAGATTGCGCAATAGTGAGTTTGTTGTTCCGTTGGTTAAAGCTGTTCAAGAACAACAAAATATTATTGAAAAATTAACTAAACTTATTGAAGATTTGGAAAGCAGAAAATAAAAAAGTTAACATTATTTCAGATATTTCAATAGAAAATTTTGATAAAATAAATATTATCAAAACTGCGAAATAAAAAAAAACAATTTTGTTAAAATGGATGAAGTCAAACGAAATCCTGGATTCTAAAAAATAATTTTCAGATACAACGATAACTTTTCTTGAAATGGAAATAGCGCAGGAAATTTAGATGCTGAAAGTATCATTTCATCACGACTAAAAATGTAATTTGTCATTTATGTTATTTTGACGAAAATTATATAAAATTTTATTAGTAATATAAAATTTTTGGGTTTGGTAAATTATTTTTTTATTGTATTTCCTAAAAAAAAGATAGGTTCATTTTTTTAAAAATGTAAATGTAATTACTTAAATAATAATAAATATCATTTCAACAATTATTCTTAAATGTAAAAAATTAATTATTGAACTATTCTTTAAAACTTTTCGTTTTTTATTTCTTTCTACCCTTTTGTGTAGTTGTTTTCTTTAGGTATAATGACTTAATTTCTTAAGAAGACAATTTGGCTTATTTAAATTATACGGAGTAAAAATGATAACAAAAATAAAATTCCAAAATCATACGGTAAAAATTAAAACCTTAAAACTTAATTTGAAACTAATCATATTTTTATTTGGCGGCTTTACAATTTTTATAAATTCAAATTCATTCGCACAAGTTGAATCTGTTTCTCAATCTAAA is from Ignavibacteriota bacterium and encodes:
- a CDS encoding MBL fold metallo-hydrolase, which gives rise to MNRRNFIGKSFFAAIGTIFFPKLLVAEENENILDFKPEPKNWQNDQINLAWIGHSTILINFYGTIILTDPILFDRIGMNFLGLSFGPSRLTPPALSFDEIPKPDLVLLSHAHFDHTDYKSLKKLTEKFPDQIDVVVAYLTIDVVEDLKWKSVKIIDWNEQTEINDLKITALEVEHFGWRYPWEKDRSRGYLKDGRSYNAYLIEKNGKSILFGGDTRKTTKLELLKNKNPDIAIMPIGAYNPWTYAHCNPEEALIMAENIGAKYFIPIHTKTFKLGAESFEEPIDWLIKSSENYKIELGLNSIGQTFTLV
- a CDS encoding TPM domain-containing protein; this encodes MAVLFIGGRKFYILADKGINEKVEQNVWKDVSMEIEQNFKNGYFAEGIISGIEKVGKILNEHFPIKPDDINELTNKIILPN
- a CDS encoding 2,3-bisphosphoglycerate-independent phosphoglycerate mutase encodes the protein MDLKLEKLKNFKPRKGTVLLVVMDGVGFGKQDESDAVYLAKTPNLDKLLTLPNQVRLKAHGTAVGLPSDDDMGNSEVGHNALGAGRIFAQGAKLVNNSITSGEFFKSENWNKILEIGKSGKTVHFLGLLSDGNVHSNIKQLFILINKCAEAGVSKVRIHALLDGRDVPGRSALNYVNPTEELLNKISNEKGYDYNFGSGGGRMITTMDRYNADWDIVKRGWNAHVLGIGRKFKSASEAVNTYYAEDPNKIDQYWDPFVIVDNNEKPIGTIEDGDAVVMFNFRGDRAIEISRAFEEENFNIFNRVRVPKVFYVGMMEYDGDLHIPRNYLVNPPKIDRSISEYMCGEGLNTFAISETQKFGHVTYFWNGNKSGYVCEEKETYIEIPSDKIEFDKAPRMKADEITDKTIELLRSGKYQFGRINYPNGDMVGHTGVIDAVIKAVEAVDEGLGKLLPVIDEIGGIALITADHGNADEMFTESKGVRTPKTAHTLNPVPFIIYDPNFKGEYKMATLTTPGLTNIAGTILNLLGYENVQDYDKSLVEMS
- a CDS encoding DNA-binding protein — translated: MKLLFKLSILLIFIYSCGEKKESNENLPAGTQKITVAEHLNGGGYTFLKGEENGKELWIAVRQMPVENGDTYYFTDAMEMKNFESKSLNRTFASILFVNDISKTLTSEKETMPPAEMAVSGDHTKPKVEVTNVSVSHLSDGKTVEQIAKEKKALSGKKVKIRGVVTKYNGGIMGRNWIHIQDGTKLGETVDITVTSNQEANVGNTITVEGFLALDKDFGAGYFYDMIIEDASVVVEKGS
- a CDS encoding SDR family oxidoreductase yields the protein MKKLKDKIVYITGASSGIGKACAEAFAKEGAKLIISARRANIIENIAEEIRKKFKVEVFAQRLDVKNKKEVEWMINSLPEEWKKIDILINNAGLAQGMAKIYEDDVENWDNMIDTNVKGLLYVTRAVVPGMVEREKGHVINIGSTAGHEAYPKGHVYCATKHAVNGITKALRMDVVDKNIRVSTVDPGAVETNFSNVRFFGDKEKAKNMYKGIIPLVAEDVAEAVLFCATRPPHANIAEIIMMPTQQASAIVFHRTE
- the bglX gene encoding beta-glucosidase BglX, with amino-acid sequence MINKFNNGERKLKKIFSIVIILISTTIVFSQTYKNPKANIEDRINDLLNRMTLDEKIGQMQQNTFWNVTDEVLEDVKKGNAGSFLNTGGIEEKTKLQKAALESRLGIPLIFGRDVIHGYKTMLPIPLGQAASWNPELVEKGAKMAAREAAEDFVHWTFAPMLDISRDPRWGRIAESCGEDPYLTSKIGIAMVNGFQGKDISDPNSIAACAKHYVGYGAAEGGKDYNTTLIPEGELRNIYLKPFQAVVNNGIATVMSAFNDLNGVPTSGNSFTLKKVLRDEWKFDGFVVSDWGSIDELIPHGYAKDGYEAALKAASAGVNMEMVSKNYVTNLKDIVESGKISEMWIDELVKGILRIKFKMGLFEQPFRKITKDLTTLSEQNKEIAKQITLESIVLLQNENNFLPLDKSKIKKLAIVGPLADAPWDQLGCWTVDGKPENTITPLTAIKNEYGNSIEINYCKGLETTRSNSNELFNKSIETVNKSDAAILFLGEDQLLSGETHSRAFITLPGIQEQLIKELAKTGKPLVLVIMAGRSLTFGDLTGDVKSILYAWHPGTMGGPALADIIFGKVSPSGKLPVTMPRTVGQIPLYYNHKNTGRPPAPNQLGRVLGTPENPEGYASYYLDVDFTPAYYFGYGLSYAEFDYSDLKLSSDKIDMNDKLEISVNVKNTGDVEAKETVQLYIHDLFGSITRPVKELKGFEKISLKPGEVKNVKFTITAEDLKFYDINMNYTAEAGDFDLFVGSSANNNDLLKAKFTLN